The Metabacillus litoralis genome contains a region encoding:
- a CDS encoding glycoside hydrolase family 3 C-terminal domain-containing protein, which produces MTLEEKAGLCSGKDFWNLKGIERLGIPSIMVTDGPHGLRKQRMGADHLGLFDSVPATCFPSAAGMASSWDRNLIQQVGVALGEECQAEDVAVLLGPGANIKRSPLCGRNFEYFSEDPYLSSEMAANHIKGVQSQGVGTSLKHFAANNQEHRRMSTDAIVDERTFREIYLASFEGAVKQSQPWTVMCSYNKVNGEFASENNYLLNDILKEEWGFEGFVVSDWGAVNERDVALANGLELEMPASKGIGENKVIEAVQNGTLSEEKLNAAVERILRIIFKAVEEKKENATYDQEAHHQLARVTARESMVLLKNENSILPLKKEGSIAVIGEFAKAPRYQGGGSSHIKPTRLENILEEIEKSAGSKANVTYSQGYYRDKDEIDETLIHEAKEVAAQVETVVLFAGLPDRYESEGYDRVHLHIPENQQRLLNAVAEVNSNIIVVLSNGAPIEMPWLDKVQGLLEGYLGGQALGGAIADILFGDENPSGKLAETFPKQLSDNPSYLFFPGEGDRVEYREGIFVGYRYYDTKFVETLFPFGYGLSYTTFEYSNLSVSSKQLKDTETLTVKVNVKNTGAVAGKEVVQLYVKDVESSVSRPEKELKGFEKVELQPGEEKSVTFTLDKRAFAYYNTELKDWHVESGEFELLVGKSSKEIVLSEKVTVESSIELPLVVHRNTTIGDLLANPKVAPLAKEMLARAQEGSPFAAAGEDEGEGTEMMAAMMKYMPLRALSNFSDGKFTEEMLQGMIHQLNEVQKNPLVK; this is translated from the coding sequence ATGACACTTGAAGAAAAAGCCGGTCTATGTTCCGGTAAAGATTTCTGGAATCTAAAAGGAATCGAACGCCTAGGGATTCCATCAATTATGGTAACAGACGGCCCACACGGATTACGAAAACAAAGAATGGGGGCTGATCATTTAGGGTTATTTGATAGTGTACCTGCTACATGTTTTCCATCTGCTGCAGGAATGGCGAGCTCGTGGGATCGTAATCTAATTCAGCAAGTTGGGGTTGCGTTAGGAGAAGAATGTCAGGCTGAGGATGTAGCTGTTCTTCTTGGACCTGGGGCAAATATTAAGCGTTCGCCTTTATGTGGTCGTAATTTTGAGTATTTCTCGGAAGATCCGTACCTTTCATCAGAAATGGCAGCGAATCATATTAAAGGGGTTCAAAGTCAAGGTGTTGGAACATCATTAAAGCATTTTGCGGCAAACAATCAAGAACATCGCAGAATGTCAACGGATGCGATTGTTGATGAAAGAACATTTCGTGAAATCTACTTAGCTAGCTTTGAAGGAGCAGTAAAGCAATCACAGCCGTGGACAGTGATGTGTTCTTATAATAAAGTAAACGGCGAATTTGCTTCTGAAAATAACTATCTATTAAATGATATTTTAAAAGAAGAGTGGGGCTTTGAAGGCTTTGTTGTTTCAGATTGGGGAGCAGTAAATGAGCGTGATGTTGCCTTGGCTAATGGGTTAGAGCTTGAAATGCCAGCTTCAAAAGGAATCGGTGAGAATAAAGTTATTGAAGCTGTTCAAAATGGTACATTATCGGAAGAAAAGTTGAATGCTGCTGTGGAGCGAATTTTAAGAATTATTTTTAAAGCAGTTGAAGAAAAGAAAGAGAATGCAACATATGATCAAGAAGCACATCATCAATTAGCTAGAGTTACGGCTAGGGAAAGTATGGTGTTATTAAAAAATGAAAATAGCATTCTACCACTTAAAAAAGAAGGAAGCATCGCAGTAATTGGTGAATTTGCCAAAGCACCAAGATATCAAGGTGGAGGAAGCTCACATATTAAGCCAACAAGGCTTGAAAACATTCTAGAGGAAATTGAAAAGTCTGCTGGATCGAAAGCAAATGTTACTTACTCTCAAGGATACTATCGTGATAAAGATGAGATTGATGAAACGTTAATCCATGAAGCAAAAGAAGTGGCAGCACAAGTAGAAACAGTTGTCTTGTTTGCAGGTTTACCAGATCGTTATGAATCTGAAGGCTATGATCGTGTACACTTACACATTCCTGAAAACCAACAGCGTTTACTTAATGCTGTTGCTGAGGTGAACTCCAACATTATTGTTGTCTTAAGTAACGGGGCACCAATTGAAATGCCATGGTTAGATAAAGTACAAGGATTACTTGAAGGTTATCTTGGAGGTCAAGCACTTGGCGGAGCCATTGCAGATATTCTTTTTGGTGATGAAAATCCAAGCGGAAAACTTGCTGAAACTTTCCCAAAACAATTAAGTGACAATCCTTCTTATTTATTCTTCCCAGGTGAGGGAGATCGAGTAGAATATCGTGAAGGAATCTTCGTTGGTTATCGTTATTATGATACAAAATTTGTAGAAACTTTATTTCCGTTTGGATATGGACTCAGTTATACAACATTTGAGTATAGCAATCTATCAGTAAGCTCTAAACAACTAAAAGATACAGAAACACTTACTGTAAAAGTTAATGTGAAAAATACAGGTGCTGTCGCTGGTAAGGAAGTTGTTCAGCTTTATGTTAAAGATGTAGAAAGTAGTGTTAGCAGACCTGAAAAGGAATTAAAGGGGTTTGAAAAAGTTGAATTACAACCTGGCGAAGAAAAATCCGTTACATTTACGTTAGATAAACGTGCTTTTGCTTACTACAACACCGAGCTTAAAGATTGGCATGTAGAAAGTGGAGAGTTCGAACTATTAGTAGGGAAAAGCTCTAAAGAGATTGTTTTATCAGAAAAGGTAACAGTTGAATCTTCAATAGAGCTTCCATTAGTTGTGCATCGTAATACAACAATAGGAGATCTGCTTGCGAACCCTAAAGTTGCACCATTAGCGAAAGAAATGTTAGCAAGGGCTCAAGAAGGAAGTCCGTTTGCAGCAGCTGGTGAGGACGAAGGGGAAGGTACAGAAATGATGGCAGCGATGATGAAATATATGCCTTTGCGTGCTTTATCTAATTTTAGTGATGGTAAA